A stretch of Aphelocoma coerulescens isolate FSJ_1873_10779 chromosome 1A, UR_Acoe_1.0, whole genome shotgun sequence DNA encodes these proteins:
- the IAPP gene encoding islet amyloid polypeptide — protein sequence MCNLKLSAFFIALSVTLSCLEATPIEKLLSMADDLSDSTSKRQGWMLPVMSQNTLSGLSEEMPEQPAAKTKSHQLEKRKCNTATCVTQRLADFLVRSSNSIGAVYSPTNVGSNTYGKRDTAGLLSREPQNHAQL from the exons atgtGCAACCTAAAGCTGTCAGCTTTCTTCATTGCACTTTCTGTCACTCTGAGCTGTTTGGAAGCTACACCTATTGAGAA ATTACTGTCTATGGCTGATGATCTATCTGATAGTACTTCCAAGAGACAAGGATGGATGTTGCCTGTAATGTCACAGAATACACTCTCAGGACTTAGTGAGGAAATGCCAGAACAACCAGCAGCAAAGACAAAAAG TCAccagctggagaagaggaaatgCAACACTGCCACATGTGTGACACAGCGCTTGGCCGACTTCCTGGTCCGCTCCAGCAACAGCATTGGCGCGGTTTATTCACCTACAAACGTGGGCTCCAACACATATGGAAAGAGGGACACAGCAGGGCTATTAAGCAGAGAACCCCAGAACCATGCACAGCTTTAG